A genomic window from Silene latifolia isolate original U9 population chromosome 11, ASM4854445v1, whole genome shotgun sequence includes:
- the LOC141614328 gene encoding mechanosensitive ion channel protein 10-like gives MNPNKGNKEKQVEDAVKIDLGSESSEFEPNPTNIACQSPDEISNLGSTNGSPKHPPLDSTLSKRRTFNRSKTRFDQHSPVLDSNDVDVDDDDEIYRKIKPRRRRAIKFPVQLLVFLLILACLLTSLLVKKLKGKLIFGVQVWKWVVLVMVTLSGLLISRWFVNLIVYLMESKIFFHKKKALYFTYALKYNIVVFIWIGGVLSTWLLLLKPQVMKTHKSKSVLKFITMTLVTFLIGSFLWLLKTTFIKILESSFHYNRFFDRLQEAVFHHYVIQALSERPLIDFDRKLSKVESCISQVSFTEYTSAPTEKKVDPMNPIFGMAKKKTHSMDMELLFRLVTRSGLPRISSMVNQDVVGGMELDDMELTSEEADIAAAVKTFYNVIDKKNKNEQ, from the coding sequence atgaatcccaacaaaggaaacaaagaAAAGCAAGTGGAAGATGCAGTTAAAATTGATTTGGGTTCAGAAAGCAGTGAATTTGAGCCAAATCCCACAAATATTGCTTGCCAATCTCCTGATGAAATTTCCAATTTGGGTTCAACCAATGGAAGTCCCAAACACCCACCTCTTGATTCGACCTTGTCAAAGAGAAGGACATTTAATAGGTCCAAAACTAGATTTGATCAACACTCACCTGTACTGGACAGTAATGatgttgatgttgatgatgacgatgagatTTACCGAAAAATAAAACCTCGTCGGCGAAGGGCTATCAAATTCCCAGTTCAATTGCTTGTTTTCTTGTTAATCTTGGCATGTTTGCTTACAAGTTTACTTGTCAAAAAGTTGAAGGGTAAATTAATTTTTGGTGTGCAAGTTTGGAAATGGGTTGTACTTGTCATGGTAACTTTATCAGGGTTGTTAATAAGTAGATGGTTTGTGAATTTGATCGTGTATTTGATGGAGAGTAAAATTTTCTTTCACAAAAAAAAGGCGTTGTATTTCACTTATGCGTTGAAATATAATATTGTGGTATTTATTTGGATTGGTGGCGTACTTTCGActtggttgttattgttgaaaCCTCAAGTGATGAAAACACATAAGTCGAAAAGTGTGCTTAAGTTTATCACCATGACCTTGGTTACATTTCTTATTGGGTCTTTTCTATGGTTATTGAAAACTACTTTCATCAAGATATTGGAATCTTCATTCCACTATAATAGGTTCTTTGATAGGTTACAAGAGGCTGTATTTCATCATTATGTGATCCAGGCGCTCTCGGAGCGTCCTTTGATCGATTTTGATCGAAAACTAAGTAAGGTGGAGAGTTGTATTAGTCAAGTAAGCTTTACGGAGTATACTAGTGCACCAACGGAGAAAAAGGTAGATCCTATGAATCCCATTTTTGGTATGGCGAAAAAGAAAACCCATTCCATGGATATGGAGCTGTTGTTCCGTTTAGTGACACGTTCCGGGCTTCCGAGAATTTCAAGCATGGTCAATCAAGATGTGGTTGGAGGGATGGAGTTAGATGATATGGAGCTTACTAGTGAAGAGGCTGATATTGCCGCGGCTGTTAAAACATTCTATAATGTCATTGACAAGAAAAATAAGAATGAGCAGTAA